The following are encoded together in the Robertmurraya sp. FSL R5-0851 genome:
- a CDS encoding chemotaxis protein CheW: protein MDNKKGILLESGTNELEIVEFSIGKNKFGINVIKVKEIINAVQVTQVPHSHPHVEGIIELRGEVLPVVNVANALGFPPSQSPEQDKFIVAEFNKQKIVFHVHTVTQIHRISWDQIEKPSEMYQGPESQIIGVVKLHGEMILLLDFEKIVVEINPETGINVQQVKKLGQRERSTKKLVVAEDSPLLRKLLHDTLNEAGFTNIEFFENGKDALQYLEAITSQGKSITDEVQLVITDIEMPQMDGHHFTRRIKENSQTAKLPVIIFSSLITDDLRHKGQMVGANAQVSKPEIAELVQLIDKHIL, encoded by the coding sequence ATGGATAATAAAAAGGGAATTTTATTAGAAAGTGGAACAAATGAACTAGAAATTGTTGAATTTAGTATTGGCAAAAATAAATTTGGGATTAATGTGATTAAAGTGAAAGAAATAATAAATGCCGTTCAAGTTACCCAAGTACCTCATTCCCATCCCCATGTAGAAGGAATCATTGAGCTAAGAGGGGAAGTATTACCAGTAGTGAATGTGGCTAATGCATTAGGTTTCCCTCCTTCACAATCTCCCGAACAGGATAAGTTTATTGTTGCTGAATTTAACAAACAAAAAATTGTCTTTCATGTTCATACTGTTACACAAATTCACCGTATTTCTTGGGACCAAATTGAAAAGCCTTCAGAAATGTATCAAGGTCCTGAGAGTCAAATAATTGGAGTTGTAAAGCTTCATGGTGAAATGATCTTACTACTTGATTTTGAAAAGATTGTAGTTGAAATTAACCCAGAAACAGGGATTAACGTACAACAAGTTAAAAAGCTTGGTCAAAGAGAGAGATCAACAAAGAAATTGGTAGTTGCAGAGGATTCACCACTATTAAGAAAGCTTCTTCATGACACACTAAATGAAGCAGGGTTTACCAATATTGAGTTTTTTGAAAATGGAAAAGATGCCCTTCAATATTTAGAAGCCATCACTTCTCAAGGGAAAAGCATAACAGATGAAGTTCAACTCGTTATCACAGATATTGAAATGCCACAAATGGATGGACATCATTTTACAAGAAGAATAAAAGAAAATAGTCAAACGGCTAAATTGCCAGTTATTATCTTTTCTTCGTTAATTACCGATGATCTTCGTCATAAAGGGCAAATGGTTGGTGCAAACGCACAGGTTAGTAAACCTGAAATAGCTGAATTAGTTCAATTGATTGACAAGCATATTCTATAA